A stretch of the Papaver somniferum cultivar HN1 chromosome 6, ASM357369v1, whole genome shotgun sequence genome encodes the following:
- the LOC113288758 gene encoding probably inactive leucine-rich repeat receptor-like protein kinase At2g25790, with protein MGTQKLSLLFLLLVSVIVMLKKGESKTDAKEIEGLKELRNKLDSKSVTPGSCLSSWDFSVDPCDHINTDVFTCGFRCEPDDVSGIKRVTDIIFDQAGYTGSLANSSWNFPYLVTLDVSRNYLSGSIPESISALTRLRRLGFSGNSFTGELPASLGYLTNLEELYLDNNRLQGAIPESFNGLVSLKRLELQGNKISGEIPDLSSLKNLTFLDASDNGISGNFPATLPSSLMTVIMRNNYIQGNLPDNILNLEFLQVMDLSHNLLSGSVISALFSHPSLQQLTLSHNKLTYVQVPRNLGTESELIALDLSNNELEGLLPAFMALMPKLSALSVENNRFTGMIPSQYAIKTVVPDEGSSPFVRLLLGGNYLFGPIPGPLMALKPGTAIVSLVNNCLFRCPTSFFFCQGGIQKSLLTCTSNGPVIP; from the coding sequence ATGGGTACTCAAAAATTGTCTTTGTTGTTCTTGTTATTAGTTTCAGTAATCGTAATGTTAAAAAAAGGGGAGTCAAAAACAGATGCTAAAGAGATTGAAGGATTGAAAGAATTGAGAAACAAACTAGACTCAAAATCAGTAACACCAGGATCTTGTTTAAGCTCATGGGATTTCTCAGTTGATCCATGTGACCACATTAATACTGATGTTTTCACTTGTGGGTTTAGATGTGAAcctgatgatgtttctggaatcAAAAGAGTtactgatatcatctttgatcaAGCTGGGTATACTGGGTCTTTAGCTAATTCGTCTTGGAATTTCCCTTACTTGGTAACTCTTGATGTATCGCGTAATTACTTGAGTGGTTCAATTCCAGAGTCAATTTCAGCACTCACTCGTCTCCGTCGACTGGGATTCTCAGGTAACTCATTCACCGGTGAATTACCTGCTTCTCTTGGTTATCTtacgaatttggaagaactttACCTCGACAACAACCGTCTCCAAGGAGCAATTCCAGAGAGCTTCAATGGGTTAGTAAGCTTAAAAAGGTTAGAACTTCAAGGGAATAAGATTTCTGGGGAAATTCCTGATTTGAGTTCACTTAAAAATCTGACCTTTTTAGATGCAAGTGATAATGGAATTTCAGGGAATTTTCCAGCCACTTTGCCATCTTCATTGATGACAGTTATAATGAGGAACAATTACATACAAGGAAATCTCCCTGATAACATACTGAATTTGGAATTCTTACAGGTAATGGATTTGAGTCATAATTTATTATCTGGGTCTGTAATTTCAGCTCTGTTTTCTCATCCATCTCTGCAACAATTGACTCTATCTCATAACAAGCTCACATATGTACAAGTACCAAGGAATTTAGGTACTGAAAGTGAACTAATAGCACTTGATTTGAGCAACAATGAGCTCGAAGGATTATTACCAGCTTTCATGGCTTTGATGCCGAAACTATCAGCATTATCAGTTGAGAATAATAGGTTTACAGGGATGATACCTTCACAATATGCAATTAAAACAGTTGTTCCAGATGAAGGTAGTTCACCATTTGTTAGATTATTACTTGGTGGGAATTACTTGTTTGGTCCAATTCCAGGTCCTTTAATGGCTCTTAAACCTGGTACTGCTATTGTTAGTTTGGTTAATAATTGTCTGTTTAGATGTCCAACTAGTTTTTTCTTCTGTCAAGGTGGTATTCAGAAATCTTTACTCACTTGCACCAGCAATGGACCTGTAATtccttga